The genomic window aaattcctcatggaagtggacgtgcagcactcttgtcctccagagccccgcttggagaccgtgtctcttcccttcaacaaaccttcagctcatcagctcctgattggtttcagctgcgcgggaagattggccatagagggttggagttcccgaccataccagcagatggagccatagctgtctgggtttgcagccatctcagggggatgtaacgtccctccaggacacagcctctcgtgacatcacaaaatatatatatatatatatatatatatatatatatatatatatatatatatatatatatatatacagtggggggaattgtttagtcagccaccaattgtgcaagttctcccacttaaaaagatgagagaggcctgtaattttcatcagaggtacacgtcaactatgacagacaaaatgaggaaaaaaaatccagaaaatcacattgtaggattttgaatgaatttatttgcaaattatggtggaaaataagtatttggtcacctacaaacaaacaagatttctctcacagacctgtaacttcttctttaagaggctcctctgtcctccactcgttacctgtattaatggcacctgtttgaacttgttatcagtataaaagacacctgtccacaacctcaaacagtcacactccaaactccactatggccaagaccaaagagctgtcaatctgttggaacattgggttgttattcaCTTTTgtcaagagaggagaagagaagaggcgtgaaagagagagaagggtggaaATTATTTTTAGCGTTCCACCAGGAACTAAATAAGTCAGTCATAGCCCTACACACCCTGCTCGGTTTGAATTCACAGAACAGCTTTTGAGGTGGATTTTTTAGTAAACTATGTGCTAAACAAAGTTAAATCAAGGACGTCTCTGTTACTAGGCAAGAACTAAGAATGGTTCCTTTCACTGggcttgtgtatgtgtgaaatggTTTCACTGAgcttgtgtatgtgtgaaatggggatctgacctagggtcgaattgctcgctcttacctaatccatggctgtcttaccttatcagagactgaaaccagactgttgcctaaTGCATCTCTCCTCAAAGGTTCTGAGAGCAGAGCCAAAGTTAAGCAGCGTTTAGACTAGTCATGAGTAATTACAGTATGACGGGATGGGAAGAGGAATAGATTTGGgtatgtttgaaagattaagtgtgaacctgtcatgtccaatagtcaatcttcaggtcaagctcgggagagctggggttgaacagagtttaaactaaacatgagtgtttttgcaagataaggtattgattgattgtattactattgattctgaactgaatgaaagttaAATTTAGCCGCCATCACAGacgaagggagtgggcggagcgatagagagacaaagggagtgggcggagcgatagagagacaaagggagtgggcggagcgattgagagcgggaaactgaagataaGGGTAGAGGAAGGGATTTCGAGCTAGGAGGGATGTGAATGGGACTATGTAgatggggagcagagagagaggagggaggatgctTTGCAAATCACCCCGGCTTTGTCCTTTGTAATAAATTCAATCTTGATTCTGCAAAAACTGTgtagaactttgatttttaataaagtatagtgagaATTTTCCACATCACTTTCACTGGAATGATAGCAGACATTTTGTTGAGGCGAAACATTGGGGAGACAGATTTATTTTTGGTACTGAGTACGTTTGAGTCAGAGTTAAACCTATCAGATTTTTCAAGGTGTAGCCTTGTTCTTGTGCCTGTctgtgtgatgcgtgatttgaaggagtcaggcgcaggagggtaaatcacagtatacagagtttattccgtaatccagcgtaaccagtccagtgcgcaaaacaggcgcactggaacaaacaggcacacagggaaaataccccggcaatacaaaatactgagctcaaccaagctactaatcctcacaatgaacaaccacccacaaggacaaggggggcagagggaacacttaaacacatactaatgaggggaatatgaagcaggtgtgtgtaattgacaagacaagacaaatggaatgatgagatatggagcggcagtggctagaaggccggtgacgacgaacgccgaagcctgcccgaacaaggaaggggaggcagcttcggaggaagaagCTATtccctatgggacctggtcaaaagtagtacaatatatagggaatagagtgccaatTCAGACAGCCTTTTGTATAGGCCCTTTACTAGGCAGAGTATTAGACAGGATTCTCTCTAATCGGACGAGTCAATAAGACATAGAAGCCAGGATGTGATAGAATATATCCAGTAGAAACCTGCCAATATCGGGGTTTGTTGAACTTTCAGATTTTGGCACATATCACACATTGACATACAGTAAATCCATAAAATGAGTTCCTGTTCAATTAACTCCTGCTCACAACATAATATTATAATGAGGATTAAATTCCTGCTCATAATGTAATGCTATAATGAGGATTTAACTCCTGCTCACAAGTATTCAGACATTTTTGATACGTTAGAGCCTAattctcaaatggattaaataaatagaaatcgtcatcaatctatacacaataccccataatgacaaagctaatatattaaaaatagaaaacagaaataccttatttacgtaagtattcagaccctttgctatgagacacaaaattgaggtcaggtgcatcctgtttccattgatcatccttgagatttttccacaacttgattggagtccacctgtggtaaattcaattgattggacataatttggaaaggcacgcacctgtctatataaggtcccagagttgacagtgcatgtcagagcaaaaaccaagacatgacgTTGAAGGAATTAtctgtagagcttcgagacaggattgtgtcgaggcacagatatggggaagggtaccaaaaaaggtCTGCAgtactgaaggtccccaagaacaaagtagcctccatcattcttaaatggaagaagtttggaaccaccaagactctttctagagctggccgccaggccaaactgagcaatcgggggagaagggccttggtcagggatgtgaccaagaacccgatggtcactctgacagagctccagagttcctctgtggagatgggagaaccttccaggacaaccatctctacagcactccaccaatcaggcctttatagtacagtggccagactgaagccactcctcagtaaaaggcacatgacagcccgcttggagtttgccaaaggcacctaaaggactctcagaccatgagaaacaagattatctggtctgacgagattaaactctttggcctgaatgccaagtgtcacgtctggaggataccttgcaccatccctacggtgaagcatggtggtaataataataataataataataatatgccatttagcagacgcttttatccaaagcgacttacagtcatgcgtgcatacatttttgcgtatgagcggtcccgggaatcgaacccactaccctggtgttacaagcgccgtgctctaccagctgagctacagaggacatcatcatcatgctgtggggatgtttttcagcggcaaggactgggggactagtcaggtttgagggaaagatgaacggagcaaagtacagagagatccttgatgaaaacctgctccagagcgctcaggatctcatactggggaaaaggttcaccttccaacaggacaacgaccctaagcacacagccaagaaaacgcaggagtggcttcgggacaagtctctgaatgtccttgagtggcccagccagagcccggacttcaacccgatctaacatctctagagagacctgaaaatagctgtgcaacgacgctccccaaccaacctgaaagagcttgagaggatctgcagagaagaatgggagaaactccccaaatacaggtgtgccaagcttgtagcgtcatacccaagaagactcgagactgtaaccgctgccaaaggtgcttcaacaaagtactgagtaaagggtctgaatacttatgtaaatatgatatttcagttatttactttttaatacatttgctaaaatgtctaaaaatgtgtttttgcttcatcattatggggaattgtgtgtagattgatgaggggaaaaaactatttaatccattttagaataaggctgtaatgtaacaaaatatagGAAAattcaagggatctgaatactttctgaatgcactgtaactccTGCTCTCAACGTTATGCTATAATGACGATTTAACTCCTGTTCACAACGTAATGCTATAATGAGGATTTAACTCCTGTTCACAACGTAATGCTATAATGAGGATTTGGAGAGAAAGATACACTGTTATCTAACAGCCATGTTGTGAATTTAAAGGCCACTCTTTCAAGATTAGCTACCCtgatatctcctcctctcctcctctctctctctctctctctctctctcgctctctctctcctctgtctcccctcttctttctctcatctcccctcttctctctctctctctcctatctcccctctctctctctctcctatctcccctcttctctctctctacctcctctcttcctccttttcctctctccacCCGTACCAAACAGAGGAAATCGGACACCATCAGACCCAGACCAGCGTCCTCTCTCCTTTATCACCACAACCATTATCACTGCAACCATCAACCAGGCCACAAATCATCATTTAGCCTGACCATTTAACTTCTCATTTGTCCTGCTTCTCAAAACGTCAGCTGGCAACAATGCATCCTGCATTATCTGGAGCAGGGGGGAATTTTTCAGAAAGGAAAGCAATTAGCGGGATGAAGAGGATGAGGTTTCAAAGATGAGCTGTGGAGAGTAGAATAGATGCGTTCctgtttcagcaggacaatgcccccgtgcacaaagcaaggtctataaagaaatggtttgtcgagatcggtgtggaagaacttgactggcctgcaaatagccctgacctcaaccccatcgaacacctttgggatgaattggaacgccaactgcaagccaggcctaatcctcaacatcagtgccggacctcactaatgctcttgtggctgaatggaagcaagtcccctcagcaatgttccaacatctagttgaaagccttcccagaagagtggattatgttatagcagcaaaggggggaccaactccatattaatggccataattttggaatgagacttTCGACgaggaggtgtccacatactttgggccatgtagtgtatgtggtgTGGTTATGCATTTGTAttagtatttattatggatccccattagttcctgccaagacagcagctactcttcctggggtccaaacacatcaatACACTTAtattacacataaaacaaaagataaaacagtacatcatataacactgTCACACAGAcacgtcgccagacctcagtcttaaggggggcatatgaaatgcatgggagggcagggcacaattattattagcctacagtacgtatatttaataataaattccctcaagtggggggggggggggtgcacaagcatttttgggggcgggcccggccccctatggcccgcccatagcgacggatGTGCTGTCACaccaccacatatctacaatataaAACGTACGATTCCACCATACAACAATGTATGATTCCACCatacaataataatatgccatttagcagacgcttttatccaaagcgaattaAAGTcaagtgtgcatacatttttaagaaTGGATGgtgccggggatcgaacccactaccctggcgttacaagcgccatgctctaccaattgagctacagaggaccacaatattacaatgtatgaTTCCACCATACAACAACATTACAATGTACGGCTCAGCCAGTAGAGCATGGTATTATGTATGGCTCAGTCGGTAGAGAATGGTATGATATATGGTATGATATATGGTATGATATATGGTATGATATatggctcagtcggtagagcatggtaTGATATATGGTGTGGTTCTGTttggctcagtcggtagagcatagcgcttgcaacaccaagggttgtgggttcaattcctgctGTAAATTATTACTTACCTTGCCTTGTAATatgataatatatgccatttagctaaCTCTTTCATCTAAAGTCACTTACATatgttaaaatgtatgcacgcatgactgtaagtgacTTTAAatgaatatatataaaatattacattaataaatatattaaatattaaaataataaaaaataatataaaatatgaTTATATTACATGGCAAGGTTTTATACGATAAATACTCAAGGGAGACAAGATTAGATATAATATTGGACGGGGTTGGGCACTGGTCATTACGGGGTTGGGCACTGGTCATTTACAGTGTATTTTAATATGTAAATAGTTGATTAAAATCGAATGTATTTGATCAAAACCTTTTTTGGTCTTATGGATCAATTCACAATGAGGACTTTCTGTGTAACTTATATCAAAAATCAAACTTCTGATTTCAATCCAATGTGTTTACATTAAGACATTGCGATTTAAGAAGGAAGCTAGTGGAAACGTCGTCTTTTCACACCTCATATCCAGACAACGTTGACGATGATTCATCTTGTGATGTACATATCTAATTAGCTACAGTTTGTTCAAGTCCCAGCTAGCATGTTTTAGTAATATCATTGTGAATAATCTGGACTGGggaaaaaaaacatccccaatgGGCCTAACACTCATTAAAAGTTTGGAGCCTCTTCTGATGCTTTGCTCTGTGGAACCGACTGTGATGACAGAGAATCTGACAGTTTATTTTTGGAAGAGAAGACGGGGAGTGACTCTGGGAGCTCTCCGCAGTTCAAGGGACCTTCACATCCATATTTTACGACCAATCCCTTAGTTTCCTCCGACTTCCATTCAGAAAAAGGGCAATTTATCCGTAAAGAGTTCCgtaaagaaaaaaaatacagaaaactcGTCTGTCTTTTCATCAGTGGTAGAAAAGTCacatctctgttttctctctgtgtGGGTTGTTGCTAATTAGTTCACCGAGCGTATTACCCACGAGGCAGTTGAACCCTTGCTCCACGTCGACTGAGGAACTAGGCACCGCTAAAAATAAAAAGAGCATCAAACTCCTTTCTGAAAGTTGCCCTAAGTGCCCTGTAGTGCGAATAGGGTGGCAGTGCActgtatagagaatagggtggcatttgggacgaaCCCCACGGATTGAAAATGAGCTGTGCTACTGAACCTCGGcttggaggaagagaagaggagaggaggagaacagtGTGATGAAGACAGGTAAAGGCTGGAGGCTAGAGTCACTGGAAGTTTCATCATTAAAGGTCTCAAGAAGACAACATGTGCTGGGAATGTCTGATTTCATGTTGTGTTGTCATCTCTTTCGCAGAATAGATGTTGTCATACGTTAGTACAGAAGGCCTTTATGTTAGTCAGCGAAATAAGGAAGGTTAAATATGACTTAACCTAAGATTGGACTTTGTTTTTAGTTTTTCTAGCGTGTGGTCCTGCATATTGGTTTGACATTCATAAAAGAGAGTGAAATCTTCAATCAAGAGTTTGTCTGAGTATGTGTGGGGGGCTATCACATCAGCAGCACTAACCAGCTTTCCATCCTACCTTTTTAATGCCAGTAAACTACATGTCGGATAAGAAATGACAAGACAGGTCTGATGGAAAAAGCAAATTTTGTCGGTAAACCTTCtaaatgttgacaaaacaaaatacgctagacaagatGGGATCCttgttgtgtctgtaaaatgtattgtgCGAGAAAtactgatataataaccatcatatcgaagtaaacttggagtcgcGAAACACATCTCTGAAGGGAAAAtccgcatattgtttttattcagattttagaatattcgcatgaaaatctgtcgccaattggatggaagcCTAGCTACTATTCAAGAATGTGTCACCTTCACGTTCATCTGACGTAATCCCATTAAGGGTGGATTTAACATGAGTAAAATATCTCTTCACAATCAGTTGTGCTACTTTTCTGTTTTACACTCTCCTTGGATGTGatgtatgaaaaaattaaaataaaatataatgtatgcactcactaactgtaagtcgctctggataagagcgtctgctaaatgactaaaaatgtaaatgtaaatgttgcttactgaaactcccaaagtcatcCAATCCTTGTAATACATTTGAAGCAATAGCCTACCCGCGTGTAGTCAACTAGATTATAATCACAGCATCGTTCTGATTGGGGCTTTGAGACAAGCGTTGGGTTTTTGtcaatcaatgtcagattttAGTTTTCACTGTATCTCTGTTTAGATATTGGTTAAGCTACAGTCAGGCTGGGGAAACGTTAGCTAAGTTGAGGTGAAGCTGTTCATGATCCTCTTGTCTAGTTGACTCATTTATTATAACGTTTTGCCATGTTATGTAAACTCAacatgttggtcccatttttcatgagctgaaatggtTTACAGGCGcacacattattttatttttttacatttcagtcatttagcagacgctcttatccagagcgactttacagttagtgagttcgtacattattaatttttttttaaactggccccccgtgggaatcgaacccacaaccctggcgttgcaagcgccatgctctaccaactgagctacacacacaaacacacagaaatcagaaccatggacagccatatcatatttagcttacattgattggaATAAATTGATTTTGGTTtcttagttgtcactgtattagactaagcataagtgatttgatgatgttgaaatgttgaagttgaaatggtcctgaaatagtggaggcagctcctgttttctttgcgacttgcagtaactctccgtggttctaaatcaatagttgtttagtggtccggaAAATGTCGTAAACATTAACtttcttgaccatgctgtaggtcatgtaactgtttgttacatgcaatatgctttatggactccaccggacagatgttgctctccgttttgtgatgaaacaaaggtgtggttgaatttattctgccactgtgtcttcttattgtctcggcctttaggcctgtATATCacagtgtcaaggcatatgaactaacaggttacagagcaaacaacgcaattatcacaacacataggttgtaatttGGCTTTTTTTTTCCTGTCTTGGCTTCCTCAgggattttacccacacaccgctactgattaggtggggtaattggtatcaccaaaaataaatacaaaaactttggcatttacattttagtagacgctcttatccagcgcgacttacaggagcaattagggttaagtgccttgctcaagggcacatcgacagattgttcacctagtcggcttggggattagaaccagcaacctttcggttactggcacaacgctcttaaccactaagctacctgccgccccatgccATATCGGCAGCCATGCCATTCTAAAAAAGGTTTATGCTACCTGTTAAGATTTATGGtgtagctcctccagtgacaggcatgaggcaagagatcttgatttgaatacagggctttaatgctggttaacccgtgagaactggtttaaagaaagaaaaaatacattaacaaaataatgccatatgcatgtctcatacatctggcgttataatcaagctcatacagctagccactttatgtatattttacaccaaaactgacgcacgtaaacacaaacaccctcatagcaaaataagtagtcaacaaacctcattgctgcttatcacacagaggtgctaaacatccttttaaatgtcctttatcttcttctgtatactttctttgtaagtatgcacttaaacacgataacagtggaaaaataattcgCTTTTGGCGGTAAAGTTTCCTCAAGTGCGTCGCTAAAGGCGCTCGGGTGACAACACTCGGGCGGAACCAATAATTAGTTCCGTCTTGCTGTAAACgtacaattcagaagaaattaaataataaaaagtgcaaatacatgaaataaactggcgacagaggcagttacacTCCCACCAAATCACAAGTGATTTCTTAAAACTTGGAGACAAACCTACTGCatgaataaataaaatgaaactctgtcctaataaacaactaataaactgtgtgtgagtgtatgatagAACCATCAGTCTGCTTCTAGCAATGTAACTGTTTTCTGAATGGGTCTCTCCAGGTAAACAGGTTTGGCTGTACGCTTTCCTCTTCCATCCAGGGAGGAGTCACTGATGAGTAACTTGAGTCTCCTCACTCTTTCATCACTTCCAGGATAGACCTCGATGACTCTTGCTAGCTTCCATTGGTTTCGTGGTGTGGCAGCATCTTGTAACAGAACAATGTCACCGACCTTTGCATTTCTGCGATCTTTGGTCCACTTCTGTCTGTGTTTGAGATTCAGGAGATACTCTTTTTTCCATCGTACCCAAAAGTTGTTGGTTAAGAGTTGAACTCTGCGCCATCTTTTGCGGAGGTAGAGATCCTCCTTGACAAACTTTCCAGGAGGAGGGAGAATGATTGTGGATTTCATGGTCAAGATGTGGTTTGGTGTCAAGGGCTCTGGATTGGTAGAATCGTTCAGATGATCAGTGGTTAGAGGTCTGCTATTCACAACCGCCATAACCTCATATAGAAATGTTCGTAGGGAAGAGGAGTCAAGTTGTCTGGACGACTGTTCTAGAATGGACGCCAGGACACTTCTGATAGTGCGGATTTGTCTTTCCCAGACTCCACCCATATGACTTGAGGCAGGGGTGTTCATGATGAACTCGCAGCCCAAATCTTTGAGCTCTTCTTGATCCATCTCTTTCAGTGCTTCAATGAACTCACGCCTTGCTCCGACAAAGTTTGTCCCTTGATCACACCTTATCTGCCTTACTGATCCACGAATGGCGATGAATGAACGCAGAGCATTGATAAAGGCATCTGAGGTCAAGTCATCAAGTGCTTCAATGTGAACTCCTCTTGAACACATGCAGGTGAGCAACAGCCCATAATGCTTTAgctcctttcttccttccttaaTGTGAAATGGTCCGAAGCAGTCCATTCCACAGTAAGTGAATGGAGCAGTTGTTTCCATCCGCTCTTCTGGAAGGTCTGCCATCCTTTGTTGCTCTGTGCATCTTCGGAACCTTCTGCAACTTGTGCACTTGTGAATATGGGATGAAACAAGCTTGCTGCAACCCAGGATCCATATGCCATTGGATCGGAGTTCATTTATAGTCATTCCTCGACCTTGATGGTACACTCTCTCATGATAGTGCTTGACGAGCAATGCAGAAACATGACTGTCTCTAGGAAGTACTGCTGGATGCCTCACATGTGGATGTAGGGCAGCATTAGCTAAGCGGCCTCCTACTCTGATTACACCTTGATCATCCAGGAACGGACATAGTTTGTGCAACTGGTTGGCTTTGTCTTTGACCTTTGTCTCCTTATGATGTCTAAGGCGTTGAATTTCTTGAGAGAGAGTTGCTTCCTGGACCATCTTGATTATGGTCAGCTCcgcctctttcctttcctccaaGTTCGAGGCCTCACAGGACTTTGGCTTGAGACCTTTGATTTCCTTAGCACGGCGCTTGAGTCTGGCAACAGCCTTCACCATTCTTGCCCAGTCTGAGAACTTGTGTAGACGATCTAAAATTGTTTTTGCTTCTTCTGCCTGAGTGTCATGAACCTGAGCTTTCTTGACCTCTGGGTCACTGCTCTCAATCTCTCCCACCATGACAACTCCAGTTGGTAGCTCTTTTTGCCAAAGAAGGTCTGGACCCGTGAACCAGTTAGAAGCTGTGAGTTGTTCTGCTGTGACACCCCTTGAGGCGTGGTCAGCTGGGTTGTCTTCTGAAGCTCTTTCTACAAAATCAGATTCCAACACCTTGATGACGTCTGTTGGAAGGACTACTTCTTTgatctgtgttctacagacatagTGCACTTCGTTTGGGAGATTTGGAAGAACTGATGTCACTTGCTTCACAATGACTTGATGGCTTATTCCAAAGGCATCTCCAAAGTCAAGACATGGGTTGCCATAGCCGACTACACTCCAACCCAAGTCTGTTCTCTGAGCAAAGGGCTCATTTTCTTCTCCAGCAACCACTTGTCTTGGTACAAGAGCTTGAGGACAGTTGTAGCCAATTAGTAGGCCGATGtcacagctctgcagaggagCAATTTCATCTGTGATGTGCTCAAGATGAGACCATGCCTTGGCAGTCTCTGGTGTGGGAATATGATCTCTGTTTGCAGGGATGAATTCTCTTGAGTAAGTTACTGGCAGGTAGATTATCTTATCGGAGTAGAATCctcttatttgtagatcagtcagcctTCTGCTAGGCACCACTGTATTTCTTGAAGACATTGTGGAGAGCTTTAACTGGACTGGTTCATTTTTAGTGTGAAGAACCTTTGCCGTCTCTTCAAGGATGAAGGTCGTGTCACTCTGTGTATCGAGAAGAGCGTACACAAGAACTTCATGATTTGGCTTACTTGTAGTGGACAACCACACAGGAATGGCTGAGGATGTATGGGTGCCTTTAACATTCTGGATAACTCTGTTAGATGTTACCTCGCATGGTGGTTTTGTCACCCTCTCTTGTGAACGATCTGTCGTTCCTTCTCTTGACTTGTcactctccatttctccatcagTCCTTGTTGACATTCCTCTTTCTTTGCTGCGATTATCGTGTAGGCAGGTTGGATGTCCTTTCTCACAAGTATCACAGATCCTTCTATTTTCACACTCCTTTGAGCGATGGCCAGGCTTCAGACAGCCAAAGCACA from Coregonus clupeaformis isolate EN_2021a chromosome 17, ASM2061545v1, whole genome shotgun sequence includes these protein-coding regions:
- the LOC123492928 gene encoding uncharacterized protein LOC123492928; its protein translation is MTQIRGLEVLNDCNENQKLLAKLPDWLTSRWNRKVIEVEEESHTFPSFQQFVKFLTREAKIANNPITSLHALKPAEGEQIKVLKNRALGAKVLATNSDEKASSTSCVFCEKSSHSLHKCWKFMNKTISERVKFVQGMKLCFGCLKPGHRSKECENRRICDTCEKGHPTCLHDNRSKERGMSTRTDGEMESDKSREGTTDRSQERVTKPPCEVTSNRVIQNVKGTHTSSAIPVWLSTTSKPNHEVLVYALLDTQSDTTFILEETAKVLHTKNEPVQLKLSTMSSRNTVVPSRRLTDLQIRGFYSDKIIYLPVTYSREFIPANRDHIPTPETAKAWSHLEHITDEIAPLQSCDIGLLIGYNCPQALVPRQVVAGEENEPFAQRTDLGWSVVGYGNPCLDFGDAFGISHQVIVKQVTSVLPNLPNEVHYVCRTQIKEVVLPTDVIKVLESDFVERASEDNPADHASRGVTAEQLTASNWFTGPDLLWQKELPTGVVMVGEIESSDPEVKKAQVHDTQAEEAKTILDRLHKFSDWARMVKAVARLKRRAKEIKGLKPKSCEASNLEERKEAELTIIKMVQEATLSQEIQRLRHHKETKVKDKANQLHKLCPFLDDQGVIRVGGRLANAALHPHVRHPAVLPRDSHVSALLVKHYHERVYQRSQKCKGR